A portion of the Luxibacter massiliensis genome contains these proteins:
- a CDS encoding response regulator transcription factor — protein sequence MEQNYKLLIVDDEQSILDMLKLQLEFENYTVYTAANAKDALENLSHSPDIILLDINMAGMNGLDLCASIREFVTVPIIFLTARVSEQDKVNGLMVGGDDYITKPFSMNELLARLSAHLRREQRSRVRTKTKFSEELVIDYSDRSLFIKGNRIELSNKEFEIIQLLSMNAGQVFDREKIYEIIWGIDGVGDNVVIKEHIRRIRLKFAEYTEKSYITTVWGVGYKWEK from the coding sequence ATGGAACAAAACTACAAACTTTTGATTGTAGATGATGAGCAATCTATATTAGATATGTTGAAGCTCCAACTTGAGTTTGAAAATTATACCGTTTATACTGCGGCTAATGCAAAAGACGCTTTAGAAAATCTTTCTCATTCCCCGGATATTATCTTACTTGATATTAACATGGCGGGAATGAATGGGCTTGACTTGTGTGCGTCTATCCGAGAATTTGTAACAGTCCCTATTATCTTTCTTACTGCGAGAGTTTCTGAACAAGACAAAGTAAATGGTCTTATGGTTGGCGGGGACGATTATATTACTAAGCCTTTTTCCATGAATGAGCTGTTAGCAAGACTATCTGCTCATTTGCGTAGAGAACAGAGAAGTCGTGTGCGGACAAAAACGAAATTCTCAGAAGAACTCGTAATTGATTATTCAGATAGAAGCCTTTTTATAAAGGGCAATCGGATAGAACTATCTAACAAAGAATTTGAGATTATTCAGTTATTATCAATGAACGCAGGACAAGTATTTGACCGTGAAAAGATATATGAAATAATTTGGGGCATTGATGGAGTTGGAGACAATGTGGTGATTAAAGAACATATACGGAGAATACGGTTAAAATTTGCTGAATACACAGAGAAATCCTACATTACAACTGTATGGGGAGTGGGATACAAATGGGAAAAATAA
- a CDS encoding ABC transporter permease yields MNLGLRAILYTVRKWKKTLLVFCLILSISTLVLSGLAIADAQEEQTEEVRGTTGASFTVQRDISTGGWSSGSGGSYSTQEFMTEDMIREIASVDGIQGYDASLITLPNIFDDQGKELTHENYSFYNYGSYNSQYHELFLSGRFELVEGTHITDDMTNSIIISRELAEWNHLKLGDTLTGIYYPENNTPAVDMEIVGIFDVVADKEDQLNMYDDSSYYDYSSFVFCSMDAAEGLIKGWGEDGDGISEAYFYVTDAAQLDNVIKEVQDISSINWNNYKITSNDEVYQNISSALSDTGTLITTLIVVITVVSMVLITLILFMSVRSRKRETGILLAVGIAKPAVVLQYLLETLLIAVPAFPLAYVCSRQVAGALGTLFGKTAENVIVTPEHFMLVTIAGCILLIMAVLLSGIPAMRLKPRQILSQME; encoded by the coding sequence ATGAATTTAGGACTACGGGCAATTTTATATACGGTCCGTAAATGGAAAAAGACGCTGCTGGTATTCTGTCTTATTTTATCGATCAGCACCCTGGTACTGTCAGGGCTTGCTATTGCAGATGCACAGGAGGAGCAGACGGAGGAAGTCAGGGGAACCACTGGAGCCAGCTTCACCGTTCAGAGGGACATATCCACAGGCGGCTGGTCAAGCGGAAGCGGCGGTTCATACAGCACCCAGGAATTTATGACAGAGGATATGATCCGGGAGATTGCCTCGGTGGACGGCATCCAGGGGTATGACGCTTCCCTGATTACTCTTCCTAACATATTCGACGATCAGGGAAAAGAATTGACTCATGAAAATTATAGCTTTTATAACTATGGATCCTATAACTCCCAGTACCATGAGTTGTTTTTGTCTGGTCGGTTTGAGCTGGTGGAAGGAACCCATATCACTGACGATATGACTAACAGTATTATTATCAGCCGGGAACTTGCAGAGTGGAACCATTTGAAACTTGGAGATACACTAACTGGGATTTATTATCCAGAGAATAATACCCCAGCAGTGGATATGGAAATCGTAGGCATCTTTGATGTGGTGGCAGATAAAGAGGATCAACTCAATATGTATGATGACTCCTCTTATTACGATTATTCCAGCTTTGTATTTTGCAGTATGGACGCAGCGGAAGGATTGATAAAGGGCTGGGGAGAGGACGGTGATGGGATTTCCGAAGCCTATTTCTATGTTACGGATGCCGCCCAGTTAGATAATGTAATTAAAGAAGTGCAGGACATCTCATCAATTAACTGGAACAACTATAAGATTACTTCTAATGATGAGGTATACCAGAATATCTCCAGCGCACTTTCTGATACAGGCACCTTAATCACCACGCTGATCGTCGTGATTACAGTTGTAAGTATGGTATTGATCACGCTTATCCTTTTCATGTCTGTCAGAAGCCGTAAAAGAGAGACTGGAATTTTATTGGCAGTGGGAATTGCAAAGCCGGCAGTCGTTCTGCAGTACCTGCTGGAAACATTGCTGATTGCTGTACCAGCCTTCCCTCTGGCTTATGTATGCAGTCGGCAGGTTGCGGGTGCCCTGGGAACACTGTTTGGGAAAACAGCAGAAAACGTGATTGTCACGCCAGAGCATTTTATGTTGGTGACTATTGCAGGGTGTATCCTGCTGATCATGGCAGTGCTGCTGTCTGGGATTCCGGCGATGCGTTTGAAACCGAGACAGATCTTATCCCAGATGGAATAA
- a CDS encoding ABC transporter permease encodes MNLCKRAFLYSTRKKGKTLTLLAFLLVMATLMLTCFSIQSATETANSNIKKALLGYFTINGKQLEGGITEEVREQILGIDGLSGRYTLRSYSYAEYCDAQGNPLAINTEEAAQIPEGYEHAGKIVANSNSQDDSYFTEGGFELTQGEPITTEGGNQVLIHEKFAQRNGLSVGDTMLLKDVEGKNRTILVTVAGIFTNTKEQDSIGIAPSYDLYDNIVFTDLSTAASLLYGTEDGASVQYGDFYVDNPDELERIMDEVKDIPGVAWEDCTLTRYDNDYQNAKESLEGLQNIVFIAIAVVSVICFLVLALFLTLRLRGRIHETGIYLAMGISKGSVLLQYLLEVVLVAAIALVISFGTSTVISHQIGSSLLSQVTSETYETVDLTGENEAAEESTKDLNLAEIEVAVSGEDYAMVWAFGMSLCVASTALAAYPIMKMKPKSILSQMS; translated from the coding sequence ATGAATTTGTGTAAACGGGCTTTCCTATATTCCACACGGAAGAAAGGAAAGACTCTTACGCTGCTTGCGTTCCTACTGGTCATGGCAACACTGATGCTGACCTGTTTTTCCATCCAGTCTGCCACAGAAACGGCTAATTCCAACATCAAAAAGGCTCTTCTGGGATACTTCACAATCAATGGAAAACAGCTGGAGGGCGGGATCACAGAGGAGGTACGGGAGCAGATCCTGGGGATTGACGGACTGAGCGGCAGGTACACGCTCCGCTCTTACTCCTACGCGGAATATTGTGATGCACAGGGGAACCCACTTGCGATCAACACGGAGGAGGCTGCCCAGATACCGGAAGGCTATGAACACGCTGGAAAGATTGTGGCAAATTCAAACTCCCAGGATGACAGCTACTTTACGGAAGGCGGGTTTGAACTGACACAGGGCGAACCGATTACCACGGAGGGCGGAAACCAGGTGTTGATCCATGAGAAATTTGCACAGAGAAACGGGCTGAGTGTAGGGGATACGATGCTGCTGAAGGATGTGGAGGGGAAGAATCGTACCATTCTAGTAACGGTGGCCGGGATCTTTACCAATACCAAAGAACAGGACTCTATCGGCATTGCACCGTCCTATGATCTCTACGACAATATTGTATTTACAGACCTGTCCACAGCCGCCAGCCTGCTCTATGGAACAGAAGACGGAGCAAGTGTACAGTATGGGGATTTTTATGTGGATAATCCGGATGAGCTTGAGCGCATCATGGATGAGGTAAAGGATATTCCGGGTGTAGCATGGGAGGACTGTACGCTCACACGCTATGACAACGACTACCAGAACGCAAAGGAGTCCTTGGAAGGCCTGCAGAATATCGTGTTTATTGCCATTGCGGTGGTATCTGTGATCTGCTTCCTGGTGCTGGCACTATTCCTGACGCTGCGGCTGAGGGGACGCATCCATGAAACCGGTATCTATCTGGCGATGGGAATCTCAAAAGGCTCGGTTTTGTTGCAGTATCTGCTGGAGGTGGTTCTTGTGGCGGCCATCGCCCTTGTAATCTCCTTTGGCACCAGCACCGTCATTTCCCATCAGATCGGGAGCAGCCTGCTCTCTCAGGTAACAAGCGAAACCTATGAAACGGTGGACTTGACAGGGGAAAACGAAGCTGCGGAAGAATCTACCAAGGATTTGAACCTTGCCGAGATTGAGGTGGCTGTTTCAGGGGAAGATTACGCTATGGTGTGGGCTTTTGGCATGTCGCTTTGTGTGGCCTCTACTGCACTGGCGGCCTATCCCATTATGAAGATGAAACCTAAGAGTATCTTGTCGCAGATGAGTTAA
- a CDS encoding ABC transporter ATP-binding protein, producing MEIKIEHLNKSYGKRTVLNDICLHIPVGMYGLLGENGAGKTTLMRILSTMLEPTSGDIKMNGVDIKDKKNIRKIIGYLPQEFSVYPNMSVYSALDYLGILAELPKKMRKERIDYLLKQVNLEQEKNKRFKNLSGGMKRRFGIAQALLNNPKVLIIDEPTVGLDPEERLRFYNLLSELAVNRIILLSTHIAADIEATCSNVAVLCAGKVVFEGDTEALLKIGNGKIYTVSFPQDELEDFKNHYNIISIHQNGKDISCRLFSDEKQNKSWSVCETTIEDSYMYLLSEHRAGEGK from the coding sequence ATGGAAATTAAGATTGAACATTTAAACAAAAGTTATGGAAAACGAACAGTTCTTAATGATATTTGCCTTCATATTCCTGTTGGTATGTATGGGTTGTTAGGAGAAAACGGTGCAGGAAAAACGACTTTAATGCGTATTCTTTCAACAATGTTAGAACCAACAAGCGGGGATATAAAAATGAATGGCGTGGATATAAAAGATAAAAAGAATATACGAAAGATCATAGGTTATCTCCCGCAGGAGTTTTCTGTATATCCTAATATGAGCGTTTATTCTGCTTTGGATTATTTGGGGATTTTAGCAGAGCTTCCTAAAAAAATGCGCAAAGAACGCATCGATTACTTATTAAAACAAGTTAATTTGGAGCAGGAAAAAAATAAGCGTTTTAAAAATCTTTCCGGTGGTATGAAGCGACGCTTTGGAATAGCTCAAGCATTATTGAACAATCCTAAAGTTTTGATTATTGATGAACCGACGGTGGGTCTTGACCCAGAAGAAAGGTTACGCTTTTACAATCTTCTTTCTGAATTAGCGGTAAATAGAATTATTTTACTATCAACACATATTGCTGCGGATATTGAAGCAACTTGTTCAAATGTTGCTGTATTATGTGCAGGTAAAGTTGTTTTTGAGGGCGATACGGAAGCTTTATTAAAGATAGGCAATGGGAAAATATATACCGTTTCATTCCCGCAAGATGAACTTGAAGATTTTAAAAATCACTACAATATTATCAGTATTCATCAAAACGGTAAGGATATTTCATGTAGATTATTTTCTGATGAAAAACAAAACAAATCATGGAGTGTATGCGAAACAACGATTGAGGACAGTTACATGTATCTGCTTTCAGAACATAGAGCGGGGGAGGGAAAATAA
- a CDS encoding response regulator transcription factor produces the protein MAKTILIIEDEASIQNIVRAFLEGAGYTVYAAGDGLEGIEIFRRCNPDLVLLDLMLPKIDGFAVCEILRKESLTPIIMLTARDDDASQMKGFDVLADDYIIKPFSMPLVLRRIEAVLRRTEQGIEEDPSVIRYKEITLDTENYEVLVGTDEVSLTSREFEILKLLLENPGKVFSRESLLDSVWGYEYYGDQKIVNTHIKNIRKKLGVDYIETIRGVGYRIEKENQ, from the coding sequence ATGGCAAAGACAATTTTGATTATAGAAGATGAAGCATCCATCCAGAACATTGTCCGGGCGTTCCTGGAGGGTGCAGGATATACAGTATATGCCGCCGGTGATGGTTTGGAAGGGATTGAGATATTCCGAAGATGCAATCCGGACCTGGTGCTGCTGGATCTGATGCTGCCGAAGATTGACGGGTTTGCAGTCTGCGAGATCCTGCGGAAAGAAAGCCTGACGCCGATCATCATGCTGACGGCACGGGACGATGACGCCAGCCAGATGAAGGGCTTTGATGTCCTGGCAGATGACTATATTATCAAGCCCTTTTCCATGCCTCTTGTCCTGCGCCGGATTGAAGCGGTGCTGCGACGGACGGAACAGGGAATTGAGGAGGACCCCTCTGTGATCCGGTATAAAGAGATTACATTGGACACGGAAAATTATGAGGTGCTGGTAGGAACGGATGAGGTATCTCTCACCAGCCGGGAGTTTGAGATCCTGAAGCTGCTTTTGGAAAATCCGGGAAAAGTGTTTTCCAGGGAGAGTCTTCTGGACAGCGTATGGGGATATGAGTATTATGGCGATCAGAAGATCGTGAATACGCATATCAAGAATATCCGTAAGAAACTGGGTGTGGATTATATCGAGACAATCAGAGGAGTGGGATATAGAATTGAAAAAGAAAATCAGTGA
- a CDS encoding HAMP domain-containing sensor histidine kinase gives MGKIREAFQNMTLKKALITLAVMCLGVVCILTVITILKFSDIRQEILDSRPIYVSEYTVEDYASDNSVTLVNPKEFRFEPLSGENLVYYWIITVFMVALPVIYVIAGSIVMAKLYYKLKIQKPLMSLNNGVEHISEQDLDFKIEYTSNDELGKLCNAFECMKKEIYTSNRKMWNMLQERKALTASVSHDLRTPITVINGYLDYLDKVNHKQIITEEALRSTLKQMKGAVQRLERYVECVKDIQKIEDVEIKKEYFNLKEYITNTVNDFSLLAKKYGRVLEYQNQIKTESICSDKDMLSKILENIFDNALRFSEKVIYFSITEKNNCICFTVYDDGKGFSKDELKYATTFFYSSPTNKGNFGIGLSICKILCERLDCVLSLENIADHGASITVQVKK, from the coding sequence ATGGGAAAAATAAGAGAAGCATTTCAAAATATGACCTTAAAAAAAGCCTTGATAACATTGGCTGTCATGTGTCTTGGAGTTGTCTGTATATTAACAGTTATTACTATTTTAAAGTTTTCAGACATCAGACAAGAAATATTGGACAGCCGACCTATTTATGTTTCTGAATATACAGTCGAAGATTATGCCTCAGATAATAGTGTAACGCTGGTTAATCCGAAAGAATTTCGCTTTGAACCGTTATCAGGAGAAAATTTAGTTTACTATTGGATCATTACAGTTTTTATGGTTGCCTTACCTGTGATATATGTCATTGCCGGTTCTATTGTTATGGCTAAATTGTACTATAAGTTAAAAATACAGAAACCTCTGATGAGTTTAAATAATGGTGTTGAACATATCTCGGAGCAGGATTTGGACTTTAAAATAGAATATACTTCTAATGATGAACTGGGGAAATTATGTAATGCATTTGAATGTATGAAAAAGGAAATCTATACAAGCAACCGTAAAATGTGGAATATGCTGCAGGAAAGAAAGGCTCTTACTGCTTCCGTATCGCACGATTTGCGGACACCTATTACCGTAATCAATGGCTATCTTGATTATCTTGATAAGGTAAATCATAAACAAATAATCACAGAGGAAGCTCTGCGCTCTACGCTAAAACAAATGAAAGGGGCTGTGCAGCGTTTAGAAAGATATGTAGAGTGTGTGAAAGATATACAGAAAATCGAAGATGTAGAAATTAAAAAGGAATACTTTAACTTGAAAGAGTATATCACGAACACTGTAAATGACTTTTCTCTTTTGGCGAAAAAATATGGTCGAGTATTGGAGTATCAAAACCAGATAAAAACAGAAAGCATATGTAGCGATAAAGATATGTTATCAAAAATTCTTGAAAATATTTTTGATAATGCTTTGCGCTTTTCAGAGAAAGTAATTTACTTTTCTATAACAGAAAAGAATAATTGTATCTGCTTTACAGTTTATGATGACGGAAAAGGGTTTTCAAAGGATGAATTAAAATATGCCACTACATTTTTTTATAGTTCTCCGACAAATAAGGGCAACTTTGGTATTGGGCTGTCCATCTGCAAAATCCTTTGCGAAAGACTCGATTGTGTCTTATCATTGGAAAACATAGCCGATCATGGAGCCAGTATTACAGTTCAAGTAAAAAAATAA
- a CDS encoding sensor histidine kinase, with product MKKKISESVQAKTFLSMLALLLACCIIIYAVVMVFLPKNYQTELESQATSDFYRLMETLERSGWEEGSEEILAFSMKNNATVRITDTDGSDVFSVNYADPENWEETDRTMSCSATFQEGWQTYQVSADISLVAVSQSYEILLKLIPLIAVVILLISVLAALVCSRYFSRPLIHICSVAKRMTSLDMTWKCEVKQRDEIGVLADSLNEMSERLNNALVSLQDANEQLQKDIEREREQEKQRIDFFTAVSHELKTPIAIIKGELEGMIYQVGEYKDRDAYLRHCMKTVNDMERIVKDILSAARMGGSDFKLERTDLDISRMLQKACRKVMGRIEDKEMELRQDIQPDFHYEGDGRLIEKVFSNVISNAAAYSPVGAVITVSLQNGVFSVENSGVHIAEEDLKQIFTPFYRVDKSRNRNSGGSGLGLYITKTILDHHGIPHKMENTENGVRFTAIFSEAAIQEQSSDCMPSGGMKILTSD from the coding sequence TTGAAAAAGAAAATCAGTGAAAGTGTCCAGGCGAAGACCTTTCTGAGTATGCTGGCATTGCTGCTGGCCTGCTGTATCATCATATATGCTGTGGTAATGGTCTTCCTGCCGAAAAATTACCAGACGGAACTGGAAAGCCAGGCGACTTCCGACTTTTACAGGCTGATGGAGACACTGGAAAGAAGCGGATGGGAGGAAGGCTCAGAGGAAATACTGGCATTTTCCATGAAAAATAATGCTACGGTGCGGATCACCGACACGGATGGAAGCGATGTGTTCTCTGTAAATTATGCAGATCCGGAGAATTGGGAAGAGACAGACAGAACCATGAGCTGTTCTGCTACCTTTCAGGAAGGATGGCAGACGTACCAGGTTTCTGCGGATATTTCCCTGGTTGCGGTATCCCAGTCCTATGAAATCCTTTTAAAGCTCATCCCGCTGATTGCGGTGGTGATCCTGCTGATCTCTGTTCTTGCGGCGCTGGTCTGCTCCAGATATTTCTCCAGGCCGCTGATCCATATTTGCAGTGTGGCAAAGCGGATGACCAGCCTGGATATGACTTGGAAATGTGAGGTAAAGCAAAGGGATGAGATCGGCGTTCTTGCGGACAGCTTAAATGAGATGTCGGAGCGCCTGAACAATGCACTTGTCAGCCTTCAGGACGCAAACGAGCAGCTGCAGAAAGATATTGAACGGGAACGGGAACAGGAAAAACAGAGGATTGATTTCTTTACCGCTGTTTCCCATGAGCTGAAGACGCCCATAGCCATTATCAAGGGTGAACTGGAGGGAATGATCTACCAGGTTGGGGAATACAAAGACCGGGATGCCTATCTGCGTCACTGTATGAAAACCGTCAATGACATGGAGCGGATCGTTAAAGACATCCTATCCGCAGCCAGGATGGGCGGCAGCGATTTCAAGTTGGAACGCACGGACCTGGATATCAGCCGGATGCTGCAGAAAGCCTGTCGCAAAGTCATGGGACGGATAGAGGATAAGGAAATGGAGCTGCGCCAGGATATCCAGCCGGACTTTCATTATGAAGGCGACGGGCGGCTGATTGAAAAAGTCTTCTCCAATGTCATCAGCAATGCGGCGGCGTATTCCCCGGTAGGTGCTGTGATAACTGTGTCATTACAAAATGGCGTGTTTTCTGTGGAAAACTCAGGCGTCCACATAGCGGAGGAAGATTTAAAACAAATCTTTACTCCCTTTTATCGGGTAGATAAATCCCGCAATCGGAACAGTGGCGGCAGCGGTTTGGGACTGTATATCACAAAAACGATACTCGACCATCACGGTATCCCTCATAAAATGGAGAATACAGAAAATGGTGTGCGGTTTACTGCTATCTTCTCAGAGGCAGCAATACAAGAGCAGTCTTCTGATTGTATGCCATCTGGTGGTATGAAGATTTTAACCTCAGATTGA
- a CDS encoding ABC transporter permease — MLFIKELKKICFSIVYILFIGLLLLSWHENFYGVTSKEIQASNGAEASITSQITGGSILAKPEQGADNYGLIKKEVPDKIMCGGTDMLIIEYLNNSYATYPFNYYKEVILSTEEQKEILSIIEEITGLSEEQIKNLPDDYFPSVNGNIIHMGGDAAQNQDGSFSFSTENSDTLQEEEDYTKHFVAQVSYERFKELMSQAEEIIGDGSYYSMDMLLEYYGQAEMTYDEAINEYNKTIYDDKVSIAFARLFCDYMTRVLGLYPIFIVVVFWLKDRRNKMNELINSKQIETVKLITVRTLAILTAVILPVIILSFESLIPLMEYSAETGIAIDAFAFIKYILWWLLPTVIVVTGLGTFLTILTTTPIAILVQFIWWFIDSAITGLSGDTRLYTLMIRHNSLNGAELIQRDFNIIWLNRGLMMFVSIVLIYLSIVIYNKKRGGKLDYAYFIQKHFGIFKERLRTRFQK, encoded by the coding sequence ATGCTGTTTATTAAGGAATTAAAAAAAATATGTTTTAGTATTGTATATATACTTTTCATTGGATTACTTCTGCTTAGCTGGCATGAAAATTTTTATGGAGTAACAAGTAAAGAAATACAAGCGTCCAATGGAGCCGAAGCGTCTATTACTTCACAGATAACGGGAGGATCTATTTTAGCCAAACCAGAACAAGGGGCAGATAATTATGGTTTGATAAAAAAAGAAGTACCAGATAAAATTATGTGCGGCGGAACAGATATGTTAATTATTGAGTATTTGAACAATTCTTATGCCACATATCCTTTTAATTATTATAAGGAAGTAATTTTAAGTACAGAAGAACAAAAAGAAATTTTATCCATTATTGAAGAAATCACAGGTTTATCCGAAGAACAGATAAAAAATCTTCCAGATGATTACTTTCCGTCCGTTAATGGAAATATTATCCATATGGGAGGAGATGCTGCACAAAATCAAGATGGTAGTTTTAGTTTTTCGACGGAGAATAGCGATACTTTACAAGAGGAAGAAGATTATACAAAGCATTTTGTAGCACAGGTTTCATATGAAAGATTTAAAGAACTTATGTCACAAGCAGAGGAAATAATCGGAGATGGTTCTTACTATTCTATGGATATGCTATTGGAATACTACGGACAAGCAGAAATGACCTATGATGAAGCTATCAATGAGTATAATAAAACGATTTATGATGATAAGGTTAGCATCGCTTTTGCAAGGCTGTTTTGTGATTACATGACAAGAGTTTTAGGGTTATATCCTATTTTTATCGTTGTTGTTTTCTGGTTAAAAGACAGAAGGAATAAAATGAATGAATTAATAAACAGCAAACAAATAGAAACGGTAAAACTCATTACTGTTCGAACTTTGGCTATTTTAACAGCGGTAATACTTCCAGTTATTATTTTGAGCTTTGAGTCGCTGATACCACTTATGGAATACTCTGCCGAAACAGGTATTGCAATAGACGCATTTGCATTTATTAAATACATTTTATGGTGGTTACTTCCTACTGTAATAGTTGTCACTGGTTTGGGAACATTTTTGACAATTTTAACAACTACGCCTATTGCGATATTGGTGCAGTTCATCTGGTGGTTTATTGACTCTGCTATCACGGGGCTTTCTGGGGATACCCGATTATACACTTTAATGATACGTCATAATTCGCTGAATGGAGCAGAACTTATCCAACGAGATTTTAACATCATTTGGCTTAATAGAGGGTTAATGATGTTTGTATCGATTGTTCTGATCTATTTGTCAATAGTAATTTATAACAAGAAACGAGGTGGAAAACTGGATTATGCTTATTTCATACAAAAGCATTTTGGAATTTTTAAAGAGAGACTTCGGACTCGTTTTCAGAAATAG
- a CDS encoding winged helix-turn-helix domain-containing protein, producing the protein MEQIEIILRSTDPAGKVTEQLLAKFDTEKPATEHDKVLQYSGLCIDPVKHQISYQGKVLPLTETYEFQTFVYLASQPGRVFTKGQIYQAVWKEEPVDVSSAVFCIIGNIRQKLREVTTKEYIQTVWGVGYKFVDVPGE; encoded by the coding sequence ATGGAACAGATCGAAATCATCCTTCGCTCCACGGATCCAGCTGGAAAGGTGACAGAACAGCTTCTGGCTAAATTCGATACAGAGAAACCAGCGACAGAGCATGATAAGGTGCTTCAGTATTCCGGTCTTTGCATTGATCCAGTCAAGCACCAGATTTCTTATCAGGGGAAGGTGCTTCCTCTTACGGAAACGTATGAATTTCAGACGTTTGTTTATCTTGCCAGTCAGCCGGGCAGAGTTTTTACGAAAGGGCAGATCTATCAGGCAGTCTGGAAGGAGGAACCTGTGGATGTGAGCAGTGCGGTGTTCTGTATCATCGGGAATATTCGCCAGAAGCTGCGGGAGGTAACAACAAAAGAATATATCCAGACTGTGTGGGGAGTCGGATACAAATTTGTAGATGTCCCAGGGGAGTAA
- a CDS encoding ABC transporter permease — protein MNLGLRAILYTVRKWKKTLLVFFLLLAITTLVLSGLAIADAQKEQAEKVRGTTGASFTVERNLSTGGWSNGSGGSYSTQEFISEDVIKEIASVDGIAGYDASLIVHEDFFNEDGEALKTERYGFYSYGSYNSEYNAMFLSGRFELVEGSHITEDMKNGLIISRDLADWNGLEIGDTLTGIYYSESNTPAVDMEIVGIFDIVADKDDAVNLYDNASYFDYSNYTFCSMEAAEGLLEGWGDENEGISEAYFYVSDAAQLDSVIEEVQKISSINWNNFNITTNDEVYQNISSALSDTETLITTLIVVITAVSMVLITLILSMSIRSRKRETGILLAVGIAKPAVILQYVLETLLIAAVAFPLAYLSSKQVAGALGTLFGKAAENVIVTPEHFMLVAIVGGILLVAAVLVSSISALRLKPRQILSQME, from the coding sequence ATGAATTTAGGACTACGGGCAATTTTATATACCGTGCGGAAATGGAAAAAGACCTTGCTGGTGTTCTTCCTGCTTCTGGCCATTACTACTCTGGTGCTGTCCGGGCTGGCGATTGCCGACGCCCAGAAGGAACAGGCCGAGAAGGTTCGAGGAACCACCGGAGCCAGCTTTACCGTGGAACGTAATTTATCTACGGGTGGTTGGTCAAATGGTAGCGGCGGTTCATATAGCACTCAGGAATTTATATCTGAGGATGTGATTAAGGAAATTGCGTCTGTGGATGGAATCGCTGGCTATGATGCTTCTCTTATTGTACATGAAGATTTCTTTAATGAAGATGGCGAGGCATTGAAAACAGAAAGATACGGTTTTTATTCTTATGGTTCTTATAATTCCGAGTACAACGCTATGTTCTTATCGGGAAGATTTGAACTGGTAGAGGGTTCTCATATAACCGAAGATATGAAAAACGGACTTATCATCAGCCGGGACCTTGCTGATTGGAATGGGTTAGAAATTGGAGATACCTTGACAGGGATTTATTATTCTGAAAGCAACACTCCGGCTGTGGATATGGAAATTGTGGGTATTTTTGATATTGTCGCTGACAAAGACGATGCGGTGAATCTGTATGATAATGCCTCCTATTTCGACTATTCAAACTACACCTTTTGCAGTATGGAAGCAGCGGAAGGGTTGCTTGAGGGTTGGGGCGACGAAAACGAAGGTATTTCCGAAGCCTATTTCTATGTCTCTGACGCTGCTCAGTTAGATAGCGTGATTGAAGAAGTGCAAAAGATTTCCTCTATCAACTGGAACAACTTTAACATCACTACCAATGATGAGGTATATCAGAATATTTCCAGCGCCCTCTCTGATACCGAAACCCTGATTACCACCCTCATTGTTGTTATTACCGCTGTGAGCATGGTGCTTATTACCCTGATTCTCTCCATGTCCATTCGCAGTCGGAAACGGGAAACAGGCATTTTGCTGGCGGTGGGTATCGCCAAGCCTGCGGTCATTCTCCAATATGTGCTGGAAACCCTACTGATCGCGGCGGTGGCCTTTCCGCTGGCCTACCTATCCAGCAAGCAGGTTGCCGGTGCCCTGGGTACGCTGTTCGGCAAGGCGGCGGAGAATGTCATCGTCACACCGGAGCATTTCATGCTGGTGGCTATCGTGGGCGGTATCCTGCTGGTGGCGGCGGTGCTGGTGTCCAGTATTTCAGCCTTGCGGTTAAAGCCCAGGCAGATTTTGTCGCAGATGGAGTAA